A region of the Mytilus edulis chromosome 11, xbMytEdul2.2, whole genome shotgun sequence genome:
aggggggtgGGGTGCTAGGGGGCAGGGGTCCCGCCCCccatttggagaaaaaaattggttgcttatatagggaatcactgaaacgtgactgaagcgggccccctcttaggcagtcagtgggccccaacttatgaaaatttATGGCTCCGCCATTGATACTTATATACtatgaataaattgtataaatttgctataatttactataaattccaatAGTTTACTGGTGTGACTTTAAATATATCAGTGACCGTTTTATATTGTaactatagtatatatatatgtatgttcatagtatacagaaaaacagaaagaataaaaatcggtatttggaaaaaagggggagggcaaaaaaaaaaatgtgccctGTTCccaagtacctttgacttttgatacctctcctggaATTCtccagttatattttttttacagtttacatacgctctatttccccgcgatttcgcgggtgtatTCTAGTTTACATTATACTAAAAAATTGATATCAAGACGAGACTGACATACCTCTGTCAACTACTCATTTAATTTTTACCTTCGTATTTGTAGGTAAATTGAGAAGGCACACGTTTCTCATCTCTTCTAAAGATAGAATGGATAAAGGCCAGTATTTTAGACTGTTTTAATTTCATATAGTTTCATTAACAATTGGATCATACTtccaaaataaaaacacaaaaacgcGACACACctgtttcaattatttatttaacTTTCTTTCGTATTTATAGGTAAATTGAGAGGGCACACGATTTCTCATCTCTGACGAAAGAATGGATAAAGGCCAGTATGTTAAACTAACAGTTGCCATTATCATAACAGGGATGTGTTTCATGATGTATTGTGGAGTATTCAATAATATAATTGAATTAAAATGGAACGTTAACACCACATTGATTACATTGAAGTTGAACACACAATTGGTTGAAATGAAGTTGAATACAGAACCGTTCCATTCGTGCACTGGCCTTAATtgtacaaacttttttaaatcctatttttggaagaaaaactATAAATCAGTGGTTTTTCTAGGTGATTCATGCATGTATCGGTTGTTTTTGGCTATATTGGGGAAAAAAAGACCATGCAAAGTTCAAAAACAGGCTGGTCGATGTAACCTCATCTCGTATTTGGGTCAACAAAGACGTTCTAACTGGACCAAACCATCTAGTGCAGAAGGACCTGTTGGGTATGGATTAACACACCCATTTTGTACAGATTGTTCTGGATGTAACAGTGCACTCTTTCATTGtggagaaatcaaaattgaatataTCTCAGTGGAATATGCACGAGATGTTGAAATCCAGTCAACAATCGGGAATACTACGCAAGAAGCCGTTTCTCTGTACTTCAATTCAAACTTTACAAATGTATGCGTGGTTAATTCTGGTTTTCATGACATGGTTCTACCAGCCCTAACAGATCAACTTTATGTTAAGAACGTGCAATTCTATGTGCAACATCTGGTCCACACATGTCAGAATGTAATTTGGATTTCCACGACAGCAGTTAGAGGTGACAAAGGATTTCCTCAAAATAATCGCAGAATTCAACTGTGGAATAGATTAATTAAAGAAATGTTACGTAACAAGTTTCCAAAAGTAGGTTTTATGGATTTGTTTCCTCTTTCTAATTCCACTAAAGCGCATAGGGATAATGTTCACTTAAAACCAgctttgtataaattgttagcaAGATTTTTTACTTGATTTGTGttcatgaaatattaaaatactgTTTTTGTACTGTtcgaatattttttcttatatataagaTGTCCAAAATCTCTTTAATAGCAGATCTTTATAATCATTATGTTCCGTTCAAATCAACTTATTCATGATTACATTTAATGATTAAGTCATCCTTTTCTTAGCTAGATATACAGATGCGAAGCAAAAAATGGTGTATACAATACAAATTAACTGATGATTGTATCATGTTTTACAAATTAGATAAAATAAGCTTGcctgttgttattttgtttaactTAACAGTGACTGACATTCAAGGGTTTATTCTTAAAGATTTTATgatatgttgatatgtttgattgtataattttattcaaggggcttaatttttctgttaaataTATCCAGTACATTTTTTTCGTCATGGCTttctatcatgttttttgtaGAGTACTTGCGAATTTAACGAAATTAAACACTCCCCCTATCCacttagaaaacaaaaaaaaattatctaaaacgTTCATGTTGATCTTAATAACACAAATTAGtatgtcatgtttggttttttGATACTAACCAACTGCGGTAAATTTAGTACTGTTCCGACAATTCGCCCGCAGTAAGATCTGTTCAGTATATGTTCAAATTATTTAGTAGTTTATATTTATCTGAGCAAATCCTCATCGCACTGAAATGTCCGAACAGATAATGAACAGTACTGAATCGACTGCAAGGAAATTGTCGAAACAAAGTCCTTTATTAAATGACAAACTCATAGCAGTAACACATCGAACGACttaaaacaactgttatattcgaGAAGTTGTACATGAATTTCACTATGTAGAAAATACTTATTTGGAACTGTCGTATCTTGtttccatatatatttttatccacATGTCTGAAAAAATTATGCTTTAGTCAACATTGAtttgatttaaagtttgaaaaatacACATTCTAACAAACAACAATTATTTCAGAACAGTTTGCCCAAATGTTTCTTTTATTCAAAGTAAAATTGGTTGCAACATGCAAAAGAAAACCAATTCCTCATTTAATAAAACATTAATGCTATATTTTCGAGATATAAGCATGATACataaatttgtaaattatagTATAGAAACTATGAGAACTACTGGTGACATTCGTGTTAAAAACGTGTTTATAACAGTGTTTGTATGTAAGCCAAAAAGTGTCCCATGAACTTGTGTCTGCTTGAACTATAATTCACAGTTGATCACATTTGTAAACTATAAAATAGTGTCTCCCTTTGTGAAAAAATGTGCCTAGTACTTGGGCATAATTTCattgatgttttataaaaatatgtcacaAGGGACAATTTTTCAGAGTGTAGCTTTTTTTATGTCCAGAAAGAAGGGAAATAATTTAGCaatcattgaaatgttttaataattattaaaatcataattgaaatttaaatcaaGACAGCACAGATGTAAACAAACATGGAGAGTGGTGAATATAAACAACTATGACTTTTTGTGTGACGGGCAATACCCTCCAGAGTGGTTAATATAAACAGCTATATGACTTTTTGTGTGACGGTCAATACCCTTCAAAGTAGGTGAATATAAACAGCTATATTAATTTTTGTGTGATGGGCAATACCCTCCAGAGTGGTGAATATAAACAGCTATATGAATTTTTGTGTGACGGTCAATACCCTTCAAAGTGGTGAATATAAACAGCTATATGACTTTTTGTGTGACGTGCAAAACTGTCCAGAGTGGTGAAAATAAACAGCTATATGACTTTTTGTGTGACGGTCAATACCCTTCGGAGTGGTGACTATAAACAGCTATATGACTTTTTGTGTGACGGTCAATACCTTTCAAAGTAGGTGAATATAAACAGCTATATTACTTTTTGTGTGACGGGCAATACCCTCCAGAGTGGTGAATATAAACAGCTATATGACTTTTTGTGTGACGGTCAATATCCTTCAAAGTGGTGAATATAAACagctatatagatataggaagatgtggtgtgagtgccaatgagacaactctccatccaaataacaatttaaaaaaaaagtaaaccaattataggtcaatgtacggccttcaacacggagccttggctcacaccgaacaacaagctataatgggccctaaaattactagtgtaaaaccattcaaacgggaaaaccaacagtctaatctatataaaaaaacgagaaactagaaacacgtataaattacacaaacaaacgacaactacttacatcagattcctgacttaggacaggtgcaaacatttgcagcgggattaaacgttttaattgatccaaaccttctccctttttctgaaacaatagcataacatcacaccATAGAAAAACAcaagataaaatatcaattggcaggcctaactcaatcaaaaaacgtaaattaatatgACTTTTTGTGTGACGGTCAATACCCTTCAAAGTGGTGAATATAAACAGCTATATGACTTTTTGTGTGACGGGCAAAACTCTCCAGAGTGGTGAATATAAACAGCTATATGATTTTTCGTGTGACGGTCAATACCCTTCAGATTGGTGAATAAAACAGCTATATGACTTTTTTGTGACGGGCAATACCCTCCAGAGTGGTGAATATAAACAGCTATATGACTTTTAGTGTGACGGTCAATACCCTTCAGAGTAGTGAATATAAACAGCTATATGACTTTTTGTGTGACGGGCAAAACCCTCCAGAGTGGTGAATATAAACAGCGATATGACTTTTTGTGTGACGGGCAATACCCTCCAGAGTTTAATAATGATGAAAGAAGATTATTTAGAATGTTTCAAAGGCAGGCCAagcaatttgaaataaaaaacaatgaaatgttttatacatagatatagaaagatgtggtgtgagtgccaatgagacaactctccatccaaataacaatttataaaagtaaaccattacatgtatatagatatagcaagatgtggtgtgagtgccaatgagacaactctccatccaaataacaatttaaaaaaaagtaaaccattataggtcaatgtacggccttcaacacggagccttggctcacaccgaacaacaagctataaagggctccaaaattactagtgtaaaacctttcaaacgggaaaaccaacggtgtaatctatataaaaaacgagaaacgagaaatacgcataaattacacaaacaaacgacaactactgtacatcagattcctgaattaggacaggtgcaaacatttgcagcgggatttaacgttttaatggatccaaactttctccctttttctgaaacaatagcataccATCacaccatagaaaaacatacgattaaatacatgttgaaaaaaaacacaggagaaaacattaaaacatgttATTCATTAGGACAAACTGAAACAGATGTCGCACCTGACAATCCAAAGAtgttaaaataattcataaattccTACTGTATATTTGAAAGCAAAATGTTgatttagttttattatttttttaagtttgtaAATTAGATAATTTGGAATTAGACAAGATGTTTATGCAATTAGACATGATTTCACTATAGAAAAATATCCAACAAAAGTCAAAATAGACTATCTTTTCAAGGGACACTTTTACACAGAAGTGGacaatgtttataataaaattcTGTCCTGGACAAAATTTCACAGGTCATATCCGTGAAATTTTGTCAAGGGGATATCATTTCATGGGGGACCCCATTTAATCCTACATGTATACGTATCAACACTCTCATAGATCAATAACTCATTAGCCGTAAAATAACATGTAATTGCGAATCAAGAGTTGTTTTTACACGTGATTGGTATGAGAGGTACATTTAATTGGATAAGTATTTATTTCAACGTTATTATTCTTTAATTTATCATTAAATATCGTTTTGTATAGAAATAAACTGGAAGTACAGTACTTTGTTGACAAATTATGGGACAAGTCGATATATCTAAATTACTACCTCCACGGGAACAGATGGCACAGATTGGCTTTTAATTCGGACTTTAATTTAACATATCGAATGATTTTATAGGCAAGTGTCGTATTTTATATTAcatgaacaaacaaaaacattgcCATCATAAAAGCTAATATTTAGAAACGGTGTTCCGCTATTCTACACTGGTGTTAAACTGATAATGGAAACTACAATTACCATGATCCCAATGAGGCGACAATAGGTAAAAACAGATCAGtcattttttctcaaatgtagcatgttgTTATCAAGAATTACTCAGCCGAAAAGTTTTTCTATACCATGAAATCATATTTGAACCGTAATTGTGCATTATAATTGTCTAAGTGCTAGAAAATGGCCGTTAGAAAATTTGGGATAATCGTTTTAATAAAAAAGGATAGTCGATATTCCGTAAGTTAAATACTGTTTGATAgatattgacactaaaaacgACTATCGGATGGTAAAATGTCATCGTGAtctcttttgtttttatgttgtttttttatattttgctgttTGTCTGGTTGTCTTTAGCTATGTTGTTGTCAGttaatatttgacttattaatttgaatgtctctttggtatctatTGCCTCTCTTGATAATGTACACGATGTATACGGGTAATTTCTGCCAgcaaatcaatatttataatgcaCACAAcatcttgaaaaaatatttatatttaaaactgaACTATATAGTATACTTAAGTAGTGGCCTGTTTCCAAGAATTACTATATATTTCTACCCACAAGTCTGACAAATTATGCTTGAGTCAACATTGATTTGATATAAAGTTTAAAACATATACACATTTTAACAAACAACAATTATTTCAGAACAGTTTGCCAGAATATTTCTTTAATTCAAAGTAAAAGTGTTTGGAACacgaaaaaaaccaacataagtGCTATATTTTTGGGATGTGAAAAATATtatcatgataaataaatgtgGTGAGCTTATATATGTAAAGGATTCATAAAAATCATGTTATTTGCAATTTTCAGAAATGCAGATGTTTtagattaaattaaatatatatagaaaatatgaGAACTACTGGTGACATTCGTGTTAGAAAGGGATATAACTTTTTATTAGCCGTCAATCATGTTTAAACCGATGCATTATATATTTATCGATCACTCGATGaatcaaaattatataaacaacCAAACAACATTTAACCTGCATACAATGTTTGAACAGCATAATGCCTGCAACTTAATCTGTTAATACCAAACCTGAGCTTAACGTAGACCTTATATTGGAAAACTTATGCAATGTTGcgcattttcaaaaaaaaacgtATTCCGTAGTTGGCTTAAGCGTAGCCCATATAGGACGTATGTTAGAAAACCTATGCACTGTTGCGACTTTTAAAAAAACGAGTTTTATAGTTGGCCCATAGTAAGTCCATCTTAGCACAGGGTAATCCCAACgtaattataaaaatgtatacattcaACCAATGGTATTACATTAACCAAATGCTAACAAACGTATGAATGGATATTTCATctgaatttgttaaaaatttcttTCATTACTTTATATTGCAATTATCCAAGTTTGAGACGATATACtattgaatatttttcaaatgtCAAAGTTACATCGATGCAAATTCGGgacattattagttacatagtatgctagtgacctaatacggtatatatgggctcagtaaattccatatgggataagagcgaagctcgaatacccatatggaatttactgacccatataaaccgtattacgtcactaacacactatgtaacgaattgaCTTTagttaccgactatcttaacgtgtgaaatctaaactagtgacctatcaaaataaCCATGAAAAAGCTTCATGACAAAAGTAAAGACAGTTCAAGGTTTGTCAGTATTCATATCCCCTTGGTTTATTAACTCATTGAAGGGGCactattagtttaaacatatttaatcatagtggattgggaaacaagttttgcaaattatattaatccctttccactttgcgggtgctagtgctgccttgtagcggcattagcctgctctttttcgaaatctacaagggtgtctttaacgtgcaagagatatggctctctcttaacacgggtcagccatttatcgtccctttccgacggactatcatcgtttcctcaagaccatactcgcaaatggtgtcaagggagcgccgaaaattcagtccctgaaattttcatcccagacgggaatcgaaccaggaacctttgtgttagtagttcaatacactaaccactacaccacggcggCTCTAAGTTTGGGGTATGTTTCTTCGTGCAGTTGAGATATTGTTACAGAACATGAGGGCTGAACGGAATGGGTAGCtgctttaatatttgaaaatggtAGCTGCAACGTTGCGATGCCTTTTCATTACCAATCGGACGAACTATACAAGGTGGACACGAGCCTACATATTGGATATGTTGAATCTGTCTGAAACAGTAAAATCTGCCTTTATGTCAGGTGAGTTTTCAATTAGACACAAACATGGAGCCTTAAATAGTATCTGGAGTGATATGgttacagataaaactattatcAAAGATTCTAAAAGGTTGAAGAGGCATCGTAGGACTGACAAGGAAAAAAACGCTGTACTTCGATGTACATTGTATAATCCGAGAGAAAGTTCATGTATCTTTATGATGATCAAAACAGTTAGAAATCAAAACAAgcataaagttgaagagcattgaggatataaatgttccaaaaagttgtgccactATAGTGGAGTTACTAAGCCAACAATTTTTCAACTTTAATGGACCACCCTTCCTGCAGGATCAATTATGACTCTTTTTGGTAAGAAaaatgtttattctttaatttttgcctGGTCGTAGATTTGAAATATGGTGCAATGTTTTTAGAATAAAGTCAAAGGTTAGTTGAATTTTTcactattgtcaatttatttcacaAGAGGTAGTTAAAAGACTCCAAAATTATCTGAATTGTTACTAAACAAGAAATTCATAATGAAATAAGCTGTGACACttcattttcaacttaatttgaaaataatgaaaccaCCAAATGCACATTTTAAAGGGAATTCAGACTAGCAACGAAATAGAGGATGGAACAACCGAatctcaattattttttttacatcgcATGTACTTCTAAAGatatatttctgaattttacGGCATTTATAAAAAGAATCGAAGGCAATTTGGTTTTTgcttttatgtatatttattgccagtcacaaatatttcacaagACAATTAAATCAAATGAGTTTAATGATGGACTAACGTTTCAGCGTATATTCGTGCTCTATGAACTTTTTAGGTTGGTTGTGGCTTTGCCTTACAAAAGCACACATGGACCCTTATGTGGTTGAATGGGCTATTTTAACAAATAAAGGGCATGACAACTTTCGAAAACCTGACATCAGTCATAGTTTTCATCGTCGCCTTCTTTCAATATTGGTCGGTGAGTAAAATAATTTCTACAACCATCAGACCCTAAACATGAACAAATATTGGTATACGCGGATGTCTGTTGGTTGCATACACAGTTGTTCTTGCAAGCTGTTTTCCCTTGTCCGTATACGTATAAACAAGGTCTTGAAGGAAATCTACTGATATAGGTCCCTCAAAGAAAACCGAGAGCCAGCCGTTTTTACCCTTTTAACAACCAGAGTCTTTGGAAAGTTTGATCACTGGTTTAGCAATATGAGAGTTTATCCAAACTTGCGTTTGAAGCATTGCACGCCGGATTTGCTGTAAAAACGTGTTTTCACATGGGGGAATTTTCACAAGACAGGCATCCTTTATTGTGGCAACCTCCACCCTTAGCTTGTTTACATCATCATGAAGATACCTAAACTTTCCTTTCGGATTATACAATGAGGCGATATATGCACTTCCAATATGAAAGGCGATTCCTAATCTCCCGTTTGAAAACTTATcggatttggcacaactttttggaattgttgtcctcaatgctcttcaactttatgcTTGTTTTGCTTTCTAACTGTTTTGATCATCATAAAGATACCTGAACTTTCTCTCGGATCATACAATGTACATCGAAGTACAGCGGTTTTTTTCCTTGTCAGTCCTACGATGCCTCTTCAACCTTTTAGAATCTTTgataatagttttatctgtagCCATATCACTCCAGATACTATTTAAGGCTCCATGTTTGTGTCTGATTGAAAACTCGTCTGACATAAAGGCAGATTTTACCGTTTCAGACAGATTCAACATATCCAATATGTATGCTCGTGTCCACCTTGTATAGTTCGTCCGATTGGTAATGAAAAGGCATCGCAACGTTGCAGCTACCATTTTCAAATGTTAAAGCAGCTACCCATTCCGTTCAGCCCTAATGTTCTGTAACAATATCTCAACTGCACGAAAAAACATAATCCATAATAGGTTGGTGATAGTTTACATGAGTGTATTCTGAATTCTTCAAAAAATGGCAACATATGTTCTTTAAAATTAGGAAAAAAACCTGTGCAATACCTTCAGAGCTTTTGGGTGTTTCAGCAAATGAACTGTGACATACATTTGGTTCAATATTAATTAACGATTTTCGTCTTAACACCAATTTCTAAATAAAGCAATACCATTAGGTACATAGGACATGTCTTGGATTCTGTCTATTTCCAAATTTGCTAAACTAGCCCGATATATACGTACTTCAGAATAGGATGCACAAAAAACAttgcattttcaatatttttttaaggcCAAACTCATGGTGTAATTGTAATGCCAAAGCAAGATGAAATGGGGTTAACAGGTTTATGTTTAAAGCAAGTATACATTCTGTTATTGCCAGGACTTTTCGCAGTTTGTCGACAGGAAGTTTAGAAACATTACTACGATCTTTCAATGAGCATCAGAATCACGAGGAATTCCATATCATATTCATTGAACTATTATGCAAAGTTAAAAATCCTCATTAaagttaaattataagaaatccGGACTTGGAATGGCTTCGAAACTTTACAATAGgaagtttaaaacattttaattcggaaaatcataaaattatcaATGTAATCTAAATTTACAAATGTTG
Encoded here:
- the LOC139495649 gene encoding uncharacterized protein — encoded protein: MDKGQYVKLTVAIIITGMCFMMYCGVFNNIIELKWNVNTTLITLKLNTQLVEMKLNTEPFHSCTGLNCTNFFKSYFWKKNYKSVVFLGDSCMYRLFLAILGKKRPCKVQKQAGRCNLISYLGQQRRSNWTKPSSAEGPVGYGLTHPFCTDCSGCNSALFHCGEIKIEYISVEYARDVEIQSTIGNTTQEAVSLYFNSNFTNVCVVNSGFHDMVLPALTDQLYVKNVQFYVQHLVHTCQNVIWISTTAVRGDKGFPQNNRRIQLWNRLIKEMLRNKFPKVGFMDLFPLSNSTKAHRDNVHLKPALYKLLARFFT